The genomic region AGTTAGCCTAAGCTTTCTCTGAGAACACTCGAACTACGAGTTGGATATATATGATAAAGGTTGGCCCATTAGCTAAcactaaatgaattttaaaagcATGACCTAATTGACTACTGAACTATAATTGCgtagatcttctatttactaaTCCAACCCAGCACACGAAACACACAAGTAAATTCTACCTCCATCCTaccctttttctttctctttggctcttgtttatttatatattttttgtttttgtcttatttAGTTCCTTTCCTGCCTTGGTATAGACCCTTAGATCATAATTTCTCAAATTTGTATTgtattatcccccccccttcccaaaaaagttaaaattaaagcCTTACTACACACTTACTAAGCATAATAGCTTCAGCCCAATATTCTCATTAGTTAATGGTTGGTGTCAATTCAATGTATGCTAACTAATAATATTAAGTAAGGCTAATtcaatattatttgttttattttacatttgaatatttaatgGATATTTAGCAATTAATGTAATGcatcaatttaattttaatttattttattcttaacttagtttatcaatagttacattaaaggatttttcgttttttcaattttttccgattGTACCAAAACATTAAAACGATTAAAAGAGActggagtgatattaaaacttaaaacgcacataaattatcccgtatatgaaagtgtctgtcccctcctcaacgccccgccctttacgctaaagttgtttattgttttaaaaagtaaagttgtgagaaacttgtcttttgtaaattttttttttgataaaaaaaagctgaaaaatccagtgcccttttcatggaaattctcttccccatgataaattccaccatggaaagatcatcccacataATTTAAAGggttaaaatgaaaactttaagCTAGTagtaaatttttaacttttgatatagTATTATTGTTGATACATttgtaatgtttttgaattattatagttaCGGTTGGTATTATGGCAGAGTTGTTGGCAGGGGAGGGAGGAGGCTGGCCTGTGCTAGTCAAGTTCATATTATTCTCAAGATGAAGGTGTTACGTGTTGATTTCTCTCATCACGTCGTCTTATTGTTATTAGTAAATTACAGGCTACtgaatattttacttttcattttatttctccttTCTTCCCTGTTTTTCTCGTCATGGAGccttttttggaggggagggggagtcAACGTGGTTTTTCACGTATTTTGTAACAATTCATTGTTGAATAGATGAGCTCTGAATTCGAGGTAGCTGGCCACTAAAAAAGTTGGGCTACCAGTCAACTAGTCATATGCTAAAAGTTAACTTCCTTCTTTACCTTGGTCAGCTCTATATGGACTAAATGATTATTATCTGGATTCAATTGAACTCTAATACTGCTCTAATACCATTTCTACAAACTAGGTATCGGCAGTTAAGAACACAACCAAGACTTAGGGAAATAATTTTTGACAAGTTTCTGATGGACAGAGCTGAAAAAGAGAGGAAGAGTGAGGACTTCAGAGCTCTTCTTGAAAAGGCCAGCCTTACTgcaaggtaattttttttcttgttttttggtcTGCAGattaaaaaattgcatattaatctAACGCAAATAATTACGTTTACTATATCTACgtagaaataaattgaaaaccaCACCACTTGTGCATTATACAAATTTCTACTTGTTGTGTATTGATCGTAatgaatatgttttatttattaaatagttttttttttcaaatttctgctAGTAAAACATGTTGCAAGGTAAAGAAAAGTTGGTGttgctaaaattaaattaaaattaattattgaaatACTTAAACCTTGGAACCAATTTAGCTCAGGTAATTTGGTTAACGGTTTTAGTACTAAATCAGCAGGTCTGGTACTAAATCTACGGTTTTGGCACAAAATCAGTGGTAATTGATTGTCAGTTTGGCAATTTGTTCAGCAGTTTTAGTTTCGAAatcaacagtttttttaaaatataatctgTTTTGGCGCAAAATCAACGGCCAAAAATTAggaaatttgtaaatttgatCATTATAGTTAAGAATGCCCATGTTTTGAAGCACGCTTTGAAATGCATATTTCGGTCCAAGTTTTGAAACAGTCCATGTTTCCACTCTTACAAGAGTAAAAACTGGTGCTAATATCGTCGAAAAAACCAGTACCACCTTACATTTGACTTTTCttagcatttttattttttttcagtttagtaATACAATGGAGTTAATGTGCCTTGCAAAACCTAGTGTAGTAAAAAGTGTCATACCTCAGTTTCAAACAACATGTAGGAAGTTTGAAAAAAGATGCCAAAACAGCACACGCTAAATGGCATTGGTGGTTCTTGTTAGACCTCTGACTAGCCCCAATCTCCACTCTTaaaagttacccatactctgtGGACCGGACCAACTTACATCTAGTTGAACCTCTCAACAAAAATTCATGTACTGCACTTTGCGGTGGTTTatattcagttaaataaaatttatggtGTTTCTTAATGACAATCTTAAGACTTTTGCAGTTTTTAGATATGCCAGTAAATGCTTCACTGATCATAACTAATTTTAGGCAATTAACATTCGATTCaaattttcaacctttttttttattcaaaaaaaaagactataatATTACTCGGATAGAATCAAACCgtatgttgttaattttctgtactcctaaaaataaaataaaagtcaatcacatttctatattttttttaactctaagACTCTATGCTTgttgcaatttatttttcaggactatttttctatttcaaaatctaTTTATCAATTTTTCAGGTAGGCCTTTccctcggaaaaaaaaatacacaagtaCTCTTCTGTCATGTTACATCAATCAGAATGTCCTTTTTTGGGAGAGGTAGTAGAGGCTAGCACCAAATTTTGATctagatattttgaatttgcCAGGCTCTTCCACTTAAAATAGCTGAAGAGTCAATCTTTGAGGTAATGAGGTGAAATGGTGTGAATACCACGTCTAAAATTGTGTCTAACAATGGATTATCTACTAATAGGGAAATACAGGCACTTTGTATCAAATCAGTGACATAtctctttatattttcttttatataatactctttatatatatctttatatttatctttatatttatatctttatatcttatatatatctttatatttatatatatctcttttatataatactttataGTATTATAAATAGTTATGCTGTTCTTATAACAAGACGTTTACAATATCACAATTTGTGGtcgaatttcttttttctctgtatTATATATTCTGGAAACTCATTGGAATGCCCCCTTGTTAAAGATTTGAAATATGACGTAGATCAGACTCTGCTGCTATAAGATGAATACGTTTTTGAGCAAAGACTGCCTTAATGCTATCAACTGATataagagctttagcaaaagtCCTATCCTTATATGCTATACCAGATAAACATGTTAAAGTGATTAGAGCTGTGTACGAGAGTTAAATTGCTGTTGTTAAGTTAGGAAATGAgcttagtagctggtttcgtataGAATCAGAagctaagcagggttgtgttctatccccctctGCGTGGATCATTTTAATGCACTTTGTCCTAGTGATTGCGGTTTAAAGTATTTAGGATATAGATTGGAGAAGCCTTTTTGGGTTCTTATTCTCAACAGAGTTTGCCATATATATTTCATTGAGAGTTCGTTCCAGGGGAAGGGGGCTACTTGGACTATAGCTAGTCGCGAGAAGGGTTTTGTCTTCAGACCGGGTCGAACAGCCAGTCACTGGAACTCTCGTTGCAGGAATATATCGGCCAAGGTATACTTTTAAAGCCAGTCCATCTTTTGCCTTCGTCTGAGCTGCATGGTCTTTTTCTACCTTCTCTTTACTGCACATGTATTCTTATGCTACTGAATAAAGACCACATACCGACGTTAATTATATTGACTATCTTTGAGAACTTACGTAAACTATTGCATCAGCCGATATGATAGGATATAAACAAGAAGTTTATATTGACAAAGGCTATTGAAGAGTATGGAGTCAAATGGGAAAATAAAACTCTCATAGACTTTGGCTGTGTAAGCGTCTAGATGAAAATATTACCAAAATAAATGATTTCTTGGAAGTTTTGAGAGGTCTATAGGATAGATCTGTATAAAAGCACaggcttgaaaattaacgttaagaagactaagtcacctAGACTCGGAATGAGTGGTGAGGGGGTAAATGTCTAGAGGTGATGTAGGGTAAtcagaagatcgatcaagtggatagcttccGTTTTTTCCGTTTCCTTTccggttttttccttttttatattctacAGCCAAAGTGTGTAAATATGAAAGGGAAAGATCTCAACTAAGAACGTGAAAAGCTTGTCGCACCGAAAGGTCGGAAGTGGTAGCTACGACCTTTTGGTGGATTAGTTTTTACAAGATCGTGTCAGTTACGTCTATTAGTAAGTTTCGATCTTTCCTTCACAGTCCAAAATATTGTacttgaaaaaaagctttttcaataaattctgaGCTTTCAGAAAGAAATCCAATATCCTAACAATGCAAATTCGATTTCCTACAAGAAAGGTTGTGTAACACCAGATAATGCCTGACTGGTAACCTCTTTTTAAtccaattattttgcatattatccAGAAAAAATATGCTAATGCAAGATCAGGAGTACCAACAAATGTTTTGAATGCGTTTTAGGTAGCCTAGCAAAACTTCTATAGGCTGTGAATAGAAATACCTTTGATTTTACCCTTGCTTGCTTATTGTTCAAAACTGGAACTTTATCTCTTTCTTAACAAAGTCTCCCACTCACTTCATTATGTACATAAGCCAACTCAGTTTTCGAAACATTTAGACTCTCCCTTAATTTATATGATGTGAGTTGAAACAAAGTAGTACATTTCCAGTGTTTCTTTTCTCATGATGAGTAAGAAAGCGGccaagtcttgtttaggttggAAAGGCATTGCTAATTGGTTGCTAGTctctcattttatgactaaaaagtgcacggtatcagtcatagtagtatatTGTCTCTGCAGAACCGAATGAAAGGGATaatagtgactcagatgaatatTATTTACAGACATACGATGTTATGCATCTAATACCGAGGTAGGTATACGGTGTTTTTATTAGAAGATTTTAACGTGTAACTACCTACTTGTAACTACCTAGTTACAagtagggatagatggtatgcGAGCGTAGGTAAATTTtttgtaggaaaagaaaactgtaCTGGCTACAGACTgctgttattttgaaattttaacagTATGACATCATAGACTTGAAAATATGACCTGATAAGGATACATTTCGTCATTAAATCTGAATATGAATACTTATATCATCGACATTGTTTCGACTTGTTTCATACTTTTGCTTAAAATTGCTTCGGAACGTCAGGATGAAGGGAGGGGAAAGCAAGGTCCAGAGGGGAAAACTACCCCCTCCCAAAGCAAATATGGACACTACATAAACACTTCTGACTTTGAGATGACTGCGTAATTTCATAcagaagtttattttattttcgaaatGTCTCAAATAACTACTATGCATTTTTTGGAAGTTGAGGAGATAATGAATACACATGAAagcatgtttttgaaaaaaggaacggaaaaattgaagaaaacaatcataaatgaaaaaaatgatagtAAACTTTGTGTGCTTGTCCAGTTTTTCACCTCTTTATAATGAAAACCGCTGTTTTTTCCGGAAAAATGCTGCAATAGCACTAGGTTTTCTCAAAGGTGTTACCACAAGAGAAAAGTACCACCAATTCTGACGAGAAGAAACtgataaactatttttttttttttcatattggagaccaatatattttttggacTCGATACGAAAAGATCTTTTCAAAGCTGCCAGAAACCGCATTAGAGCATCATAGCGTATCAACTCATGGCCTGTCGATTAAAAAGGTATTTCTGATTGCCGGTTTTTTCACATGAAAGCAGCATGTCCGGAAAACAATGCACAATTTTTAAATGGTAAGCTTTAAGGCTTGATCAACTCAtactcttattaattttttgataacAAGCCAAAGCttatcatttaaaatatttagccTTTAAGTATtcgaaaaacagctgtttttataacaaaaacaactgttttttatgaaaaaacagaatagaaacagaaacaggtcttCTGTTTTTTGTTGACCTATTCTGTTTCCATTCTCTTTCATTCaagccctgtttttttttttctttatcttcagAAAAAAGTGCCCATGCTGAATCTTAACGTGCAGGTCGGTAAAAATAGTGATAGATGATGCTCAGCTGGGTAAATCTGgtgtacaaaaaaaactacaatggctacagactgctgCAATATTTTAAGATCAACAGTTTAATTATATAAGTGCAGTATTTGGTTTGGTAAGACAGATGTTCGTGTTAATTTTGgtattgtaatttatttattggaGCATGGGCTGATTCGCACTGGTATGACATCATAACTATCTTTCTAAAGAATTAGACATGAAAAGGATACTATACGTCATTAACGCTAAATATGAATACTTACGTCACCGACTCTATAAATAAACTTGCTTTTAAAAATCGGTTGTCAGTTTTGAAACATAAAGCAATGAGAAATTATCACAAAAAGGATCTAAAGCGAATGAAAAATTGGAAGAGAAATTTTACAGATCAAGGCATGTCCATGCCTATCGAGGCTGAAAATGTTCCCGCCAGATATAAGCCAAGAAAAGGTCATCTAGAAAAAAAGAGTAACCGAGGTCCTAGCAAGATCGtaagtttgagaaaaaagaaaacttttaaccTGAGCTTTGAAAATTCATGCAGGTTAGAACCTGTCAAGCCAGAATGTATTTTTTCCCGATTATGCCATGAAACAGGAGTCAAGATTTCTAAGATTGAACCATCAAGAAAAAGACATTTTGAAGAAATGAGTAACCCATTTAGCAAGGCTGTgaatcgaaaaaaaagaaaaacacataacTTGAACTTTCAAAATTCGAGTGCGTTTGTGCCTGTCAAGGCTGAATTTATTCCAGGCCTATTATTGGGCTCATGCAGTTGTAAAATTGAACCTTCAAGAAAAAGTTCGGGACGAGCACCTTTACACGACGCTGCTGCAGACGGTAAACTAGACATGTGTCAGTTACATCTTTCAAAAGGTGCATATATGGACACATTAGACCTTAAAGGTTACACTCCTTTACATTGGGCCGCAAAAACAGGGCAAATATCCGTTGCTAATTATCTTTTAGAAAAGGGAGCAAACCTCCATTTAAGGTCTAAAAATTCGGAGGATTGTGGAAAAACACCTTTACACTTTGCTGCTGCTGAAGGTAAGCTAGAAATGTGTCACTTACTTGTTTCAAAGGGTGCACATATAAACTCTCTAGATGACAAAAGACTTACTCCTTTGCACTGGGCCGTGAAAGAAGAGAAGGTtgttgaaactagaaaaaaaggagaagataAACTAGGAATTGTCAAGCTACTTCTTTCAAGAGGTGCAAATACTGGCATTTCAGATAAATATGGCCTTTTACCGTTACATTATGCTGCCAAACGGAACAATCTAGATATTTTTCAGTTGCtttattcaaaaacaatcaCTTTAACTTTAACATCTTTACATTGGGCCGCAAAAGAAGGGCAAATACCTGTAGCTACATACCTTTTAGATAAGGGAGGAATTAAGCTTTTGGAAAACCTCAATTTGAGGTTTAACCTTTACATGGGCGCTCAAGATTCACCTTTACATACTGCTGCTACAAATGGAGAACTAGGTATTTGTCAGTTGCTTGTTTCAAAGGGTGCCCATATAAACATTGGATATAGTCGAACTCCTTTACATTGTGCCGCAAGAGAAGGACATATATCTGTAGCTAAGTATCTCTTAAGAAAGGGAGCAAATCTCAATTTCCAGTGTCGAGGGGACCATTACGGGTACACACCTTTACATGCTGCTGCTGAACGAGGTAAACTAGACATGTGTCAGCTACTTGTTTCAAAGGGCGCGCGTATAGACGCTTTATATGATAATTGGCTTACTCCTTTGTATACTGCCGTGAGGAATGGGCAATTATCCGTGGCTAGTTATCTCATAGAAAAGGGAgcaaacatcaattttcaaatcaCAAAAGCAAatacaattgattttaaaaatacaccCTTAAACTTTGCTGCTGCAGAAGGTCAAATAGACATGTGTCAATTACTTGTTTCAAAGGGTGCTCAAATAGACATTCTAGACGATAGAAGGCGGACTCCTTTACATTGGGCCGTGATTGGACCCACAGAAGGttataaattcttattttccataaaagaagaaaataaaacagaaattgtcAAGTTTCTTCTTTCAAGAGGTGCATCTACCGATATTTTGGATAAGCATGGGCGTACACCATTACATTATGCTGCCAAAGCTAACAAACTAGATATTTGTCGGTTActagtttcaaagggtgctCAAATAGACATTTTAGATGATGAAAGGCGGACTCCTTTACATTGGGCCATGACTGGAGGCGGGGAAAATTACTGTACAATGAAAGCAGGAGATGAAACAGAAATTGTGAAGTTTCTTCTTTCAAGAGGTGCATCTACCGATATTTTAGATGAGGATGGGCTTGCACCGTTACATTATGCTGCCAGAGATAACAAACTAGATAGTTGTCAGCTGCTAGTTTCAAAGGGGGCGCAAATAGACATTTTAGATGATGAAGGATTGACtccttttcatttggcctttgaaaatgaaaatatatccaTAGCTAGTTATCTTTTAGAAAAGGGTGCAAATATCAATTTAAAGTATGGCAATAGTCCATTCTATAGGTGCGGATATACACCCTTACACTCTGCTGCTGCACAATGTCAACTAGATAAGTGTCAGTTTCTACTTTCAAAAGGTGCACAAGTTGACGCTTTAGATGATAAAAGGCGTACTCCTTTACATTGGGCTGTGAatgaaactgaaagttttactggagaaaaacaaagagaaaaactaaaaattgtcaAGTTACTTATTTCAAGAGGAGCGACTGTAGATGTCTTAGATGAAGACGATTTGACGCCACTGGTTATAGCTGTGTACACGAGAAACTTTGCTATAGCTGAAtatctcttagaaaaaaaagtaatttatcaTCCcccaacaaaagaaaattatcgAGTAATGCTAGAAGATGTAATAAATAGCTACTCCACTATAGAAGAAGCAGCTAAAACGAAGCTATATTTTATGCTATGCAATCTTGCCTTTCGTACATCCAATAATCTGAAATCAATATGCCGGTATGCTATTGTAAATTATGCATGTCAAACCAAATTATGTGACTACGTTGAAGGGTTCAACATACCACACTGTTTAAAATGCTACTTGACTTTTGAGGAAGAGCTTCAACTTTGCTTTAAAAATTAactatttagttaaatttagTAGATTTGGTACAAAAGATATAAAACAAGAGAATGTATGGAGATTTAGGTCAGGATCTTCAGGATCTTACGTTAGACAAGGCTACACTAGGCTAAGTTAAATTAAGTTAGGTAGTGATAATGCCTTTGGGCTGGTTAGTCTAGTTCTAGTTAGACTAGGTTAAGCTAGGTTAACTAGTAAAAGTAGCACGATACCCTGCTGCTGCTAGGTAAACTAGATATGTTTCAGCTTCTTCTTTCAAAAGTCTTACATATAGAAATTTTAGATGATGACAGTTTGACTCctttacattttgttttgcaaaaaaaaacaaatgtctgCAGGTAAATTATCTTTTAGAAAAGAGAGCAAACCTCAATTCGAAGTATGGCATTTGGGCTTTACGCTTTTTTGCTGCACAAGGTAGACTGGACAATTGTCAGTTACTTGTTTCAAAGGGTGATCATGTAGACGCTTTAGATGATAAAAGGTATACTCCTTTATATTGGCTGAGGAAAgagaatatttttgttattgaaaatacttttacagaagaaaaacaagagaTAAAACTAGAAATTGTAAAGTTActtctttcaaaatattcaccTATAAATGTTTTAGGTAAGGATAGGTTTTTCACCGCTACAATATGCTGTGTCCGAGAGAAACTTTGCTATAGCTGtgattcttttacaaaaaagagtaatttaccatcccaacaaaaaaaagacgaatatcaaaaatattgttatgCCAAACCAGGAATAACTATGTCAAACTATGTCAAACTATGTCAAACCAGTCAAACTATGTGATTACGTTGAACATACCACAGTGTTTGAAAAGGTACTTGGCTTTTGAGAAAGAGATTCGATTCTActataagattaaataaaaaaaaatagtttttttaactgaaagtaaggagcgacattaaaacttaaaacaaacaggaattactccgtatatgaaatgggttgtcccctccgcaattcctcgctctttacgctatagcttttaattgttttaaaaagtagaattgtggcaaagagtcaaactttagcgtaaagagtgagggatagCGGAGAGTACAACccatctctatatatatataaatataagttgtttgtttgtgtgtgtctgttgactgacgtcatgtttttgtgtcgactgacgtcattgtaaggattgagcattatgccgtcatgaagttgtttttcgactgacgtcatgtttttcgactgacgaaattacagaccgggacacaaatgacgaccaggacacagggacacagggaatataaattacgaccgggacattgggacgcaactacaacagggacgccgggggtacagggggatgtacaaatgacgaccgggacacagggaatgttcgattagcaatcaccatcaacaaagctcaagg from Artemia franciscana chromosome 5, ASM3288406v1, whole genome shotgun sequence harbors:
- the LOC136027727 gene encoding serine/threonine-protein phosphatase 6 regulatory ankyrin repeat subunit A-like — protein: MRNYHKKDLKRMKNWKRNFTDQGMSMPIEAENVPARYKPRKGHLEKKSNRGPSKIVSLRKKKTFNLSFENSCRLEPVKPECIFSRLCHETGVKISKIEPSRKRHFEEMSNPFSKAVNRKKRKTHNLNFQNSSAFVPVKAEFIPGLLLGSCSCKIEPSRKSSGRAPLHDAAADGKLDMCQLHLSKGAYMDTLDLKGYTPLHWAAKTGQISVANYLLEKGANLHLRSKNSEDCGKTPLHFAAAEGKLEMCHLLVSKGAHINSLDDKRLTPLHWAVKEEKVVETRKKGEDKLGIVKLLLSRGANTGISDKYGLLPLHYAAKRNNLDIFQLLYSKTITLTLTSLHWAAKEGQIPVATYLLDKGGIKLLENLNLRFNLYMGAQDSPLHTAATNGELGICQLLVSKGAHINIGYSRTPLHCAAREGHISVAKYLLRKGANLNFQCRGDHYGYTPLHAAAERGKLDMCQLLVSKGARIDALYDNWLTPLYTAVRNGQLSVASYLIEKGANINFQITKANTIDFKNTPLNFAAAEGQIDMCQLLVSKGAQIDILDDRRRTPLHWAVIGPTEGYKFLFSIKEENKTEIVKFLLSRGASTDILDKHGRTPLHYAAKANKLDICRLLVSKGAQIDILDDERRTPLHWAMTGGGENYCTMKAGDETEIVKFLLSRGASTDILDEDGLAPLHYAARDNKLDSCQLLVSKGAQIDILDDEGLTPFHLAFENENISIASYLLEKGANINLKYGNSPFYRCGYTPLHSAAAQCQLDKCQFLLSKGAQVDALDDKRRTPLHWAVNETESFTGEKQREKLKIVKLLISRGATVDVLDEDDLTPLVIAVYTRNFAIAEYLLEKKVIYHPPTKENYRVMLEDVINSYSTIEEAAKTKLYFMLCNLAFRTSNNLKSICRYRQLRTQPRLRKIISDKLLMDRPEKERRSEDFRALLEEASLTASYRQLRTQPRLRKIIFDKFLMDRSEKERKSEDFRALLEEASLIASAFVPVKAECVPARLLGSCSCKIEPSRKNSGRAPLHDAATDGKLDMCQLHLSKGAYIDTLDLKGYTPLHWAAKTGQISVANYLLKKGANPNISDKYGLLPLQYAAKRNNLDIFQLLYSKIFTVTLTFLNWTAKEGQIPVATYVLDKGGIKLLENLNLRFNLYMGAQDSPLNTAATNGELGICQLLVSKGAHINIGYSRTPLYCAAREGHISVAKYLLRKGANPNFQCRGDHYGYTPLHAAAQRSKLDMRQLLVSKGARIDALYDNCHTPLYTAVMNGQLSVVSYLIQKGANINFQITKANVGFKNTPLDFAAAEGQIDMCQLLVSKGAQIDILDDRRRTPLHWAVIGPGGDYCTIKEENKTEIVKLLLSRGASTDILDKHGCTPLHYAARDNKLDSCQLLVSKGAQIDILDDTRRTPLYWAVILGGKEREEIVKFLLSRGAPTDVLDFYGLSPSHYAVKYNKLDSCQLLVSKGAQIDILDDEGLTPFHLAFENNNISIASYLLEKGANINLKYGNSPFYRCEYTPLHFAAAQCQLDKCQFLLSKGAQVDALDDKRRTPLHCVVDETERFIREKLEIVKLLISRGATVDVSDKNDLTPLVIAVSKRNFAIAEYLLERKAIYHPPKKENYRLLLEDLIYSCSTVEEAAKTKLYSILCNLAFGTSNTLK